In the Sulfurivermis fontis genome, TGCAGCCGCATCATGGCGGTGAACTGTTTGTGCGACAGGCCGAGACACAACGGCATGGCGCCGATACCGGCGCGCTGGCTCGCCAGCATGCGAGCCAGCGGCTCGTCGTTGCCAAGACCGGCCGCCTGGCTCTTCAGTTCGCCATACAGGTCGCGCACATCCAGCGTCATCGCCTCTTTCATCGTCAGCGCCATCGTGACTGTCTCCTTCACCGGTATCCGGCCGGCGTGCAGCCGGCCGCCACTACATCAATCGCAGCGGTGCCCATCACGACGCGGACAGGATTCATCCGCCTGCGCCGCATTCAGATCAATACCCAGCAGCGCCATCACATCCGCCGCCTCGAACCCCACCGAGCGCCAGCCATCCACATCCAGCAGCGGGCGGCGGATGAGCAGCGGATCGGCCAGCATCAGCGCCAGAGCCTGATGCTCGTTCAATCCGGCGGGGTCGACGTCGCCGGCCGTGACAGCCGGCGCGCTGCGGTTGAACCACTCCGCCACCGGTCGCATGCCGAAGAAGCTGCGCAAGAATGGTGCCGTCCATGCCTCGGCCAGCAGGTTGCGAGCCTCCACCTCCAGTCCGGCGGCCAGCAGGAGGGCCTTCTGCCGCGTGTTATTGACGCAGCCGGGCTTTTCGTAAAACAGCACGCGCATGGTCGTCAGCGCCTGGTGCTGTAGTGCAACAACGCGCTGTGGCGCACGCGCACCCGTTGCGGCAGATGGCCGAATGCGCCATGACCTGCCAGCGGGAAACACAATTTCAGCATCCGCAGCCACATGATGGTCACCCCAGAGCCGCCAGGCGTTCCGGCGGGATATTGGTCAGCGAGCCCGGCGGATTGAGCGGCACACCGGCGGCATCGACGATGGCACACTCGATGGGGCAGATACTGGCACACTGGGCATCGGCATAATCGCCGTCACACTCGGTACATTTCTTGGCGTCGATGACGAAATGCGGCACCGCGGCGGAAATCGCCTGCGACGGACAGAGCGGCTCGCAGGCCCAGCAATTGACACAGGCGGCAACGATCTTCAGTGCCATGATGTTTCTCCTTCCGGTTCAGGCGACGCTGGCGCCGGCGGCCGGTGCCGCCGTCAGTTCGCCCGCCTCGGCCATGGCCGCATACAGCGCTGCCACCGCCTCCTCGATGGGCTCCATGGCATGGTCGCTGTCCGGCTTGATGCCGGCCGCCTCCAGCGCCTCCCATGGCGTGATGCCGATGCGGGCACACAGCACGGCACGGCAGCCCTCCAGCGCGCTGATGGTGCGCGCCAGCGTGTCCTCGCCCTCGTCACAGTGGTCGGACCCGACGCAGTACTGATCGGTGCGGCGCGTGCCGACAAAGCGCACGCCATTGGCGGAGGCCTCGTAGACCAGGAACTCGGTGGCATGACCGAAGTGCTGATTGACCACATTGCCGCCGTTGCTCGCCACCGCCATCAGCACCGGCGGCATCGCCGCGGCACGCCGCCTGAGCGAGGCCAACGACACCGTCGCCACCTGCACCTTGGGCTTGTTCATCTCCGCGGCGATGGACGCCTGCACCGCCGCACGGCGGGCACGGATTTCCTCATAGTCGAATTCCATCGCCTCGATCTTGTCCAGGGTGAACTCGGCGCCGCGATCCTCGCCCAGCAGGCCGACCGCATCGGCGCGGCACTGGCGACAATGACGCATCATGTTCATGTCGCCGGCACAGGCATCCTGCAGTGCCTGCAATTCCTGTGCGCTGGGGGAGCGCTGCTCCATGATGCCGTAGTAGGTGCCGTGCTCGGGCTCGGCGATGAGCGGCATGACGTTGTGCAGGAAGGCGCCTTTGGACTTCACCACGCGGCTCACCTCCTTCAGGTGAGCATCATTGACGCCGGGGATCATCACCGAGTTCACCTTCACCAGCACGCCGCGCTCGGTGAGCATCTCCAGGCCGCGCTGCTGCTGCTCTATGAGGATGCGCGCCGCGGCGCGGCCGCGCACGCGCTTGTGATTCCAGAACACCCACGGGTAGATCTCGGCGCCGATCTCCTCGTCCAGGGTATTGATGGTGATGGTGACGTGGTCGATGTTGTGGCGCGACAGCTCGTCGATGTGCTGCGGCAGCGACAGACCGTTGGTGGACACGCACAGCTTGATGTCCGGCGCATACTCGGCGATGCCGCGGAAGGTGGCGAAGGTGCGCTCGGGATTGGCCAGCGGATCGCCGGGACCGGCAATGCCGACCACCGTCATCTGCGGAATCGCCGCCGCCACCGCCAGCACCTTCTTCACCGCCTGCTCCGGATGCAGCACCTCCGACACCACGCCGGGACGCGACTCGTTGGCACAGTCGTACTTGCGGTTGCAGTAGTTGCACTGGATGTTGCACGCCGGCGCCACCGCCACATGCATGCGCGCAAAGTGATGATGCGCCTGCTCGGAATAACAGGGATGGTTGAACACCCGCTCGCGGATATGCGCGGGCAGGTGCGACATCTGATCCGCCGTGCTGCCGCAGGATGATGCGCTGCAACCGCTCTGCTTGCCGATTTCGATAGGGGTGGTCGTGGCCATCGCATAGCTCCCGTTGGTCTTTGCCTAGGGCAGTGCAAGGGCCGTGCCTGAACACTAAACCATTGAATATTCTTCGATATAACTAATCCAACGGGGCCGTTTGTGGGGAAGGCTACGCGGATCGGGCGGGGTGTTGGAGGGGATGTGACATTACGCCCCTACCCCGCGGATGCGGGGGAAGCCGGGAGGGGTTTACTACTCCTCCCCCATGAACATGGGGGAGGCCGGGAGGGGGCGCATGGGATGGTGCGCTGCGCGCGCTGCATATGCGGGGGATTCCGTCCCCCTACGCCGGGATACTTTTCTTTGCTCGGCCAAAGAAAACTAACGAAAAGAAAGGCCGCCCGACTCCCGCGCCGCTATCGCGGTCCCCTGCGCTTCTCGCCCGAATCGGCGCGGCAAACGGGGGTTCAAACCCGGCTCGCCTTCGGCATCGCACGGCTGCCGGGCGCTACGCACCCGCTTGGAGATGACCTGAATCCCCCTTGCCCAGTCCCCTCAATACGGTATCCTTGCCTTAATCCCAACCAATGTCCCCTTTCCCAAGGACCGGCCGAAAGCACCATGACGAAGAACAAAGCCATAAACGCCTATCGGCCCACGCCGAAGAGCTGCGACGCGACTTCGCTGTGGCGCACCTGGACATCTTCGGCTCTGTCGCCCGTGACGAAACCGGTCCTGACAGCGACATCGACATCCTGGTCGAATTCCTGCCTGAAGCCGAAATTGGATTGTTCGAGTTCTATCGTCTGAAATCCCGCCTCGAAGAGATCATGGACGTCCGCGTCGATCTCGCCACCACCGACGCACTCAAAGCCCAACTGAAAGAACAAATCATGAGGGAAAAGATACGTGCCGCCTAGGGAATGGCAGTTCCGCATTCAGGACATCCTCGACTCCGTCGGGAGTTTTTTACTCTGACCCAAACAACTTTCAGAAATCAAAACTTGGAAGAGCCATAGGAAGAGCGAACATATGAGTTCACGGCTGGAAACATTAAGAAAATACTTCGAGTCCGGCACTGCCGAAGGAGATAGCTCATTTCTGAGCGAGGTGTTTGTTGCGCCTGAAGAATACCCCAACTTTATTTCGGTTCCAGTTTTTTCAGTGACTGGAGCCTATGGATCGCGTTAAAGAACTGAGCGATGCTTCTGTTCCATTTGGATTTGATGTTCACGCCATGATCTACTCGGAAAACGATCCGGAACAAGAAGCTAGTTTACATACGGAGCTCGAACAAAGACGCGTAAATCTTGTTAATGGACGCAAAGAGTTTTTCAATGCATCCCTCCAAGAGATCGAGCAAATTGTAAAGCGCAAGAAATCTGATATTGAATTCATTCGCCTCGCGGAATCGAGAGATTATCGCGAGTCGTTAGCGATCATAAGAAATAGTGAAATTCCTCCTGAGACCGACGCGAAGCACACTTTGCTGGATAAATTTCCGGAAAACATATAACACAGTTCGGAGTTTGGTGTCAGAGAGTTCTGGAACAGTGGGTCAATTTGAGACTGTAAATCAAATTGGAATAACCGGAATAACCGGGGACAGACCACGGATCCCAAATGACTCGCGGGCGCGAAGCGCCCGCCACCCGCGCGATGCCGCAGGCGAGCCGGTTTGAAATCCCCTTTGTCTCGCCGAGTAGCGCAGCTCAAAACGGTTAAGGCCCGCAGGGGGCGCGCCAGGGATGGCGCGTCTTTCGCCGTCGGGACAGGGACGTCCCGTCGGCGAAACCCCGTTTTGAGCGAGCAACGCAGGGCACCCGCAGGGCGAGACATCGGGGCCGCCTTCCTTTGGTTACTTTCGTTGGCGGGATAACGAAAGTGACCCGCGCGCGGGGCGGCTCCCCGCATCGAAATCAATCCGCGCGATAGCGCACCATCCCACGCGCCCCCTCCCTGCCTCCCCCATATTCATGGGGAGGAGCAGCGGCGCCGGGGCGCACACAGCGGCCAAGCGTGCCCCGGCCCTCATGAAGTCGCCACGGGACATCCAAGTCACCCTGGCGACATTCGGACTCGGGGCAATTATGCGCTTCGCGCGGCCGCGGCACGTCCTGCGGCTTCGGGCCTCCTTGAGGCCCTGGCCACAATGACTCTACGGCGACACACCTTGGCTGCTTCGCCCGCCAAGGCTCGCCTACCGCGGGCTCCTCGGCTCCTGCCTCGTTCGTCAGCGCGCAGCGAAGAAATCCCCGCCCGGGATCAACTCCAATCCCTCCACCGGCCGGTTGTAGATATAGACCCACGCCGCGATGGTGTGCCCGTTGTGCAGGCGAACCTGGTGCAGCTCGCGCACGTATTCGGTGGGATGGGCGAACCCCGGCCCGCAGGCCTCGTAGCGGTCGAGTTCGGCAAGGGCGAACAGCGGGCGGCGCAGGCGGTAGACCTCGCCATGCACCAACTCGGCGGGATCGTCGGACGGCACGGCGCCGGGATAGAAGTCCACCCGGTACAGCCTCCCCTGCCACGTCGCGTGGGCGATGAAGTCGGACTCGCGGGCAAGAAAGTCGTGCATCGGGTTGGCGCCCCCCTGGCGCAGGGTGCCGTAGACGAACAGATGGGACTCGAACACGGTGTGCGTCAATCCTTGCGGCAAGCGGAATGCGCGGTATTTTCCCGTATCGCCAGGTGGGCTGCCAGCGCGCTGTCCATGGTGGCGGCATGAACGGAAAACCAGGACGGTATCTGTTCGGCCACATAACTGCGCGCCAGGGTGATTCTGCCCTGCATGACACGCTGGCCCAGCGCCCGCAACTCCCCCAGCACGCGCCAGTGTTCGGCGCGATGTTCGGCACTGGCAGGAAAGCCGGACTCCTCCATCAACGCCTCTTCGGCACCGAAGTGGTCGCTGGTATGGTCGAGCAGCGCCAGAAACAAGGTCTGGAACTCGCGCCCCTCGGCCGTGGTCAGGCGATTGACCAGCGCGACGAACTCGGCATGGGTGGCATCCATGCCGGGGTTGCCGAGGAGATAGTTTGAGGGCCAGGGGATCAGGGGCATTTTTCTTGCAGCTTGGAACTGCCTTTAAAACTGTTTCACCTTGATGTTCAGCGTCTGAATGCGGTAGGCGATCTGCCGCGGCGTCATGTCGAGCAGGCGCGCCGCCTTGGCCTGCACCCAGCCGGACTGTTCCAGGGCGGCGATGACGCGTTCGCGCTCGTCCAGGTTGGGCGAGTCGAGGTCGACCGGGCGCGCTGCCGGACGGGCGATGGGCATCTGTTCCTCGATGCCTGTGAGGCTGACGGCGTCGCGGTCGATGCTGCCGTCCTCGCTCATGATGGCCGCGCGTTCCAGGCAGTTTTCCAGTTCGCGCACATTGCCCGGCCAATTGTGACGCATGAGCAGGCGCACGGCGCTTTCGGTGATCGACAGTTCGCGTCCCTGCGCCTTGGCGATCTTCTGCACCAGGAACTGGGCCAGGGCCGGGATATCCTCGGCGCGATCGCGCAGGGCGGGCACCTGGATCGGCATGACGTTGAGACGATAGTAGAGGTCTTCGCGGAACTCGCCCTTCTCCACCGCGCCTTCCAGATCGCGGTTGGTGGCGGCGATGACGCGCACGTCGACCTTGATGGTCTGATTGCTGCCGACGCGCTCGAACTCGCCCTCCTGCAGCACGCGCAGCAGCTTGGCCTGGAAGGTGGGCGAGATCTCGCCGATTTCGTCCAGGAAGATGGTGCCGCCGTGGGCCTGCTCGAAGCGGCCCTTGCGCTGCGCGGCGGCGCCGGTAAAGGCGCCCTTCTCGTGGCCGAACAGTTCGGATTCCAGCAGGTTGTCCGGCAGCGCGGCGCAGTTGAGCTTGACGAAAGCGCCGTTGGCGCGCGGCGAGTTGTAGTGGATGGCATGGGCGATGAGTTCCTTGCCGGTGCCGGACTCGCCGCGGATCAGTACGGTGGTGTTCCATTTCGCCACCTGGCGCACCATCTCGAACACGCGACGCATGGCGCTGGTGTGGCCCACCATGTTGTCGAAACCGAAGTTGCCGCGCACGGTGCGGCGCAGCTGGTCGCGCTCGTCCTTGAGGTCGCGCCGCTCGCGCTCCACCTCCCAGGACAGGCGCACGCTCTGGGCGATGAGGTTGGCCACCATTTCCATGAAGCGGGCGCGATCCTCCAGCAGGCCATCGAGGTGATCGGCCGGCTGCGCGGCGAGCACGCCCACCGGTTTGCCGTCGCCGATCTTGATGGGCACGCCGACGAAGGGCAGGTGCGGTTCGTACAGCCCGGTGCGCGACAGGAAACGCGGCTCGTCGGCGATGCACTCCACTACAACGGTTTTGCCCGCCTCGAGGATGGCGCCGACCACGCCCTCGCCGGGGCGGTAACGCACGGTGTCCACTGCACTCTGCTCGCTGGTGTACAGACCACGCACCAGCATCTCGCCGGTCTCCGGCTCGACCAGAGCCACCATGCCGCGCTCCAGACCGCCGAGGCGATGCAGTGTCTCCAGCACACCCTGCAGCGTGGTGCGCAGGTTGAGCGAGCGGCTCAACACCTTGCTCACTTCATATAACGCCTCCAGTTCACGCTCGATGAGACGGGAACGGGCGGGATTGATGGTTTCGTGTCGCGTGGCCATTACGCGTCCTGTATCGTGTCGCTGCCCATGGGAATGCGCAGGCACAGACGGCAACCGTCGCGCCAGGCCGGATCGATCTCCAGTGTGCCTGCATGCTGATTGACCACCTCCTGTGCGATTGCCAGCCCCATGCCGGCATGTTTGCCGCCCTTGGTGGTGAAGAACGGCTCGAACACCTTGAAGCGCAGTTCCGGCGCGATGCCGGGACCGCTGTCCTCGAACAGAACGGCAACGAAATCACCGTCGATGCGGCTGGCGATGCGCAGCTCGCGCCGCTCGCCGCCGCCCTCTTCCACCGCCTCGACGGCGTTGTCCACCAGTTGCTTGATGAGATTGCGCAGGCGCCGTTCGCGGCCGTTGACCGCGGGCAGATCGGCCTGCGGCAGCCAGTCGATGACGATGCTGGCGGCGAGCAGGCGCGGCGTGCTCACCAGCAGCACCTCGTGGATCAGCTGATTGAGGTTCACCGGCAACACAGGCTCCGGCGCCTCCTGTGGCACGCAGGCGCGCAGCGTCGCCACCGCCGCGCTGCCCTCGTCGCGCACCTGGCGCAGCACGTCCAGCAACGGGTCATCGCCGTCGCTGCGCCGTTCCAGCATGCCCACCGCGGCGTTGAGCAGGTTGAGCGGACGCTGCATCTGGTGCAAGGCACCGGTGAGCGTCTCGCGCAGGCTGCGCCCCAGCGCCTCCTCCGCCATCAGGGCGCGCAGGGCGTTCATGCGCACCTCTTCCTGCTGGCGCTTGATCTCGCTGACCTCGTGCGCCACCAGCAGCAGGTAGGGCACGTCGCGCGCGCTGAAGTAGGCGTCGGCGCTGCCGTCGCGCGCCAGGAAGCGGCTCGCCTGGCAGACGAACCAGCGCGTCGACCCGTCGGGGAAATCCAGGCGCACTTCACGCGCCTGCGGCACGGTCTCGCCGCCGGGCACGCCGCCGTACAGCAGCTGCACGGGGTCATGCCCCTGCAGGTCGGCGAGCAGACGGCGATAGGCACGATTCTGCAGCACCGCCGCGCCGGCCTCGTTCAACACCGCGATCACCACCGGCGCCACGTCCACCACCGAGTCGATGAGTTCCTTCTGGTTTTGCAGCTCCTGCTGCAACTGGAACACCTCGGTGATGTCGCGGTGCATGCCCAGGTAGTGGGTGGTGGTGCCGGCGGCATCCACCACCGGGGCAACCATCAGCTCGGCCACGTAGCGCTCGCCGTTCTTGCGCCGGTTGACCAGCATGCCGTTCCAGCTCTTCTGCTGCATAAGTCGGCCCCACAGCGCCTGGTAGACGATGGCCGGCGTGCTCTTGTCCGACAGCGCCGACTCGTTGTGTCCCACGACCTCAGCGGCACTGTAGCCGGTGACCTGGGTGAAGGCCGCGTTGGCGTAGAGGATGTTGGCGGCGGTGTCGGTGATGGAGATGGCCACCGGCGCCTGCTCCACCGCCTCCATGAACAGGCGCGGCATCAGGCCGGGGCGGCGGTCGCCGTGCAGCGCCGTGCCCAGCATCTGCAACACCGCCGCCGGCACCTCCGGCGCCGGCGCGCTCAGGAAGCGCTCCACCGCCTCGATGGCCTCCTGGGTGAGTGCGGACTGTTTGGGCTGGGACATGGGCTGCACCGTATATGAACCTTGCGGTGCTCAATGCAGGATGCGTGCCCGACAAAGGCAGGTGCGAGATACGCGATACAAGGTACGAACGGCGCCTCTGCGTACGGCGTTTGTTTTGTTGTATGTGCGACAAGCGCCTGTAGCATCACGGGTCCGAATGACAAAAGTTTCACACTTTCCTGCACCAAAGCCGTGCAACGGCACGACAAATCGGTGCAAACACTGTGGGTATCGTGGTGCAGACGGCCCGCCGCCGCCGTGGCACGGTTGATGCAAAAACCTCTGCAACGATGAAGAGGTATGCAACGTGACCGAATATCTCCTGCTCCTGCTCGGCACCGCCCTGGTGAACAACGTGGTCCTGGTGAAGTTCCTCGGCCTGTGTCCGTTCATGGGCGTATCCAGCAAGGTGGACTCCGCCCTCGGCATGGGTCTGGCCACCACCTTCGTGCTCACCCTCGCCGCCTTTGCCGGCTGGCTGCTGGAGCACTTCGTGCTGCAGCCGCTCGGCATCGGCTTCCTGCGCATCCTCGCCTTCATCCTGGTCATCGCCGCGGTGGTGCAGTTCACCGAGATGGTGGTGCGCAAGACCAGCCCGGCCCTGTACCAGATGCTCGGCATCTTCCTGCCGCTGATCACCACCAATTGCGCCGTGCTCGGCGTCGCCCTGCTCAACGTGCAGGAGGGCAACGGCTTCGTGCACAGCCTGCTGTACGGCTTCGGTTCGGCCCTCGGCTTCACCCTGGTGATGGTGCTGTTCGCCGGCATGCGCGAGCGCCTGGCCCTCGCCGCGGTACCGGCGCTGTTCAAGGGCGCGCCCATCGGCTTCATCGTCGCCGGTCTGCTGTCGCTGGCGTTCATGGGCTTCGGCGGGCTGCCGGTGAAGTAGGAGCCCACTCCGTGGGCGAAAAGCCGTATAACCGGCCCCGAGCGAATGAATGGATTGTTGCAAATGACGTACAGAGGTAACCGATCATGTTCGCTGCCGTACTGAGTCTGACCGTGCTGGGCCTGGCCCTGGGCTGGCTGCTCGGCCTCGCCGCGCGCCGCTTCAAGGTGGAGGTCGATCCGCGCGTGGCGCAGGTGGAGGCGCTGATGCCGGGATCGCAGTGCGGCCAGTGCGGCTTCCCCGGCTGTGGCCCCGCCGCGCTGGCGGTGGTCAACGGCGAGGCGCCGCTGACCCTGTGCCCGCCCGGCGGCAAGGCGCTGGTGGAGGCGCTCGGCAACACCCTCGGCGTCAGCGTCGACACCTCGGCGATGAACGACGGCGGCCCGCGCCTGGCGCGCGTCGACGAGTCCATCTGCATCGGCTGCATCAAATGCCTGCGCACCTGCCCCACCGACGCCATCATCGGCGCGCCGAAGCAGATCCACGTGGTGATGGAACGCGCCTGCACCGGCTGCGGCGCCTGCATCGACATCTGCCCCACCGGCGCCCTCGCCCTGGTGGAGGAGCAACCCACCCTGCGCACCTGGCGCTGGAGCAAACCCGAACTCGTCGCGGCATGAACGCGCCCCGTGAAATCGCCGACAACTCCGTGAGGTGACCGCATGAAAAACGCATACACCGTCCATCGCCAAGACACCGCAGCACGGAACACCGCGCCCCGCCTCACCCCCGCCGCGCGCAACGGCTGGCGTCTCGGCAGCGACGCGCCGCACCGCTGCGCCGAGGCGGAAACCCGCCGGCTGGTGCTGCTCATGGAATCCGTGGCATGAAACTGTTCCGCTTCCGCGGCGGCATCCACCCGCCCACCCGCAAGGAGCTGAGCGCCGACGCGGCCATCGAGACCATGCCGCTGCCGGAACGGCTGTACATCCCGATGCAGCAGCACATCGGCGTGCCCGCCGAACCGGCGGTGAAGATCGGCCAGCACGTGCTCAAGGGCCAGTTGCTGGCGCGCGCCAGCGGCGCGCTGTCGGCGCCGATCCACGCCCCCACCTCGGGCTGGGTGCGCGCCGTCACCGACTTCACCGCGCCGCATCCCTCCGGCCTGCCGATCCTCACCGTGGTGCTGGAGCCGGACGGCAAGGACGAGTGGGATGAATTCCCGCAGCCGAAGGACCCGTTCGAGATGCCGCCGGAACTGATCGCCGAGCGCGTCGCCGCGGCCGGCATCGTCGGCATGGGCGGCGCCACCTTCCCCACCGCGGTGAAGCTGAGTGGCGCCACCAACAAGCACATCCACACCCTGCTCATCAACGGCGGCGAGTGCGAGCCCTACCTCACCTGCGACGATCGCCTGATGCGCGAGCGCGCCGCGGAGATCATCGACGGCGTGCGCCTGATCCTGCACGGCATCCGCTGGGGCCGCGCCCTCATCGCCATCGAGGACAACAAGCCGGAAGCCCTCGCCGCGATGCGCGAGGCGGCCAAGGGCCATGGCCAGCTGGAAGTGGTCGCCGTGCCGACGCTGTATCCGATGGGTTCGGAGAAGCAGCTGATCAAGACCGTCACCGGACTCGAAGTCCCCGCCGGCGGTCTTGCCGCGCAGGTGGGCGTGCTGGTGCAGAACGTCGCCACCGCCTACGCCGTGCACGAGGCGATCCGCTACGGCCGTCCGCTGGTGCGGCGCATCGTCACGGTGAGCGGCGGCGCGGTGCGCGACCGGCGCAACCTGGAGGTGCCCATCGGCACCCTGGTGGACGACCTGCTGCGTCACTGCGGCCTCAACGGCGAACCGGCCCGCCTGCTGATGGGCGGGCCGATGATGGGCACGGTGCTACCGCACAGCATGGTGCCCATCGTCAAGGGCAGCAACGGCGTGCTGGCGCTGGACCGTCCGGAACTGCCGGAGGGCGCCGCCTCGCCCTGCATCCGCTGCGGCTCCTGCGTGCGCGTCTGCCCGGTGGGCCTGATGCCGCTGGAACTGATGAAACGCGCACAGGCCAACGACCTCGACGCCGCCGTGGATTACGGCCTGTCCGATTGCCTGTCCTGCGGCACCTGCGCCTACGTCTGCCCGGCGCACCTGCCGCTGACCCACTACTTCAACTACGCCAAGGGCGAACTCGCCGCGCGCGCGCAGCAGAAGCGCAAGAACGACTACACCAAACAGCTGGTGCAGGCGCGCCAGGCACGCCTGGAACGCGAGGCCCAGGCCAAGGCCGCGGCGGCGGCCAAACGCAAGGCCGAACGCGCGGCGAAGAAGGCGCAGGAGGCAGAGGCATGACCACCCCCATCAGCGGCCCCCACTATCACGGCCAGCGCAGCGTGCGCGGCATCATGCTGCAGGTGATGCTGGCGCTGGTGCCGGCCACCCTCTTCGCCCTGTGGCAGTTCGGCTGGCCGGCGCTGTTCCTGTTCGTCATTACGCTGCTCAGCGCCATCGCCACCGAGGCGCTGTCGCTGCATCTCGCCGGCAAGGCGCAGCGCGTGTTCCTGCTCGACGGTTCCGGCCTGCTCACCGCCTGGCTGCTGGCGCTGAGCCTGCCGCCCTGGGCGCCGTGGTGGCTCGGCGTGGTGGGCGGCGCCTTCGCCATCGTGCTCGGCAAGCAGGTGTTCGGCGGCATCGGCCAGAACCTGTTCAACCCGGCGATGCTGGCGCGGGTCGCCTTGCTCATCTCCTTCCCCGTCGTCATGACGCGCTGGACCGTCCCGCAGCCGCTGTTCAGCGCCGGCGCGCCGGGCTTCATCGACAGCCTGCGCATCACCTTCGGCGGCAGCGCCGATCACGACAGTCTCACCGGCGCCACCGTGCTCGGCCACAGCAAGACCGAACTCACGCGCGGCATCGGCCTCGACGTTTCGCTGACGGATGTCTACACGCCGCTGGATTACCTGTTCGGCGTCAGCAGCGGCAGCCTGGGCGAAACCTCCGCGCTGCTGTTGCTGCTCGGCGGCGTGTTCCTGCTCGCGCGCCGCATCATCACCTGGCAGATCCCCGTGGCCATGCTGGCGACGGTGGCGCTGCTCGCCGGTGTGATGCACCTGATCGACCCGCTGCGTTACGCCGACCCGCTGCTGCACATCCTCGCCGGCGGTCTGATGCTCGGCGCCTTCTTCATCGCCACCGACCCGGTGACCTCGCCGAGCAGCGGAGCCGGCCAACTGGTATTCGGCGCCGGCTGTGGTGCGCTGGTCTATGTCATCCGCACCTGGGGCGGTTTCCCCGAGGGGCTCGCCTTCGCCGTGCTGATCATGAACGCCGCCACCCCGCTCATCGATCACTACCTGCGTCCCCGCGTCTACGGCCGCAACCGCCGCGGCGCACCGCTGACCTACACGCCGGAACAACTGGGGCGGGAGAGAGAATGACACACAAGGCCAATCCGGAACCGGAATACCGCAAGCGCCTCGCCTACTCCGCGGCGCTGCTCGGCGGCTTCGCCATGCTGGCCGGCGCCGCGCTCACCCTCGGCCACGTCCATACCCGCGACGACATCGCCGCGCGCCTGGCCGAGGACCGCAAGGCCTCCCTCAGCCAGGTGATCCCCGACGCGCTGCACGACAACGACCTCCTCGCCGCCCCGTTGCAGCTTGACCTCGGCGCAGCCGGCAGCAAGACCGTGTTCCGCGCCACGCAGAACGGCGCAGTCAGCGCCGTTGCCTTCGAGATGATCGGCCAGGGCTACGGCGGCGCCATCGTCGTCCTGCTCGGCCTCGACCGCGACGGCAGGGTGCTCGGCGCCCGCGTCATCGCCCACAACGAAACGCCGGGCCTCGGCGACAAGATCGAGGTGAAGAAGGATCGCTGGATCACCAGCCTCGACGGCCACAGCCTCGCCGAGCTGGGCCACGGCGGCTGGCAGGTAAAGAAAGACGGCGGCCAATTCGATCAGTTCACCGGCGCAACGATCACGCCGCGTGCGGTGATAACGGCAGTGCGCAACGGCCTCGAACTGTTCGCCACTCACCGTGAAGAGTTGCTGGCCATGAGTACAAAGGATGAAAACAAGGACACGATGAACAAGAAAACACAGGATTGACAAGATAGCAATCTTGTCAATCTTGAAACATCTTGTTCATCTTGTCTGAGGTTTTGACTGTAAGTGCTCCGTGGTCGAGGGGCACTTGCAACTTGAAACTTTTTACTTGCAACTGGGGTTCATCATGACCGACTACAAACGCATCGTCCGCGACGGCCTGTGGGACAACAATGTGGTATTCGCGCAGATGCTGGCGCTGTGCCCGC is a window encoding:
- a CDS encoding ArsC/Spx/MgsR family protein, whose product is MRVLFYEKPGCVNNTRQKALLLAAGLEVEARNLLAEAWTAPFLRSFFGMRPVAEWFNRSAPAVTAGDVDPAGLNEHQALALMLADPLLIRRPLLDVDGWRSVGFEAADVMALLGIDLNAAQADESCPRRDGHRCD
- a CDS encoding ferredoxin, which encodes MALKIVAACVNCWACEPLCPSQAISAAVPHFVIDAKKCTECDGDYADAQCASICPIECAIVDAAGVPLNPPGSLTNIPPERLAALG
- the nifB gene encoding nitrogenase cofactor biosynthesis protein NifB, with translation MATTTPIEIGKQSGCSASSCGSTADQMSHLPAHIRERVFNHPCYSEQAHHHFARMHVAVAPACNIQCNYCNRKYDCANESRPGVVSEVLHPEQAVKKVLAVAAAIPQMTVVGIAGPGDPLANPERTFATFRGIAEYAPDIKLCVSTNGLSLPQHIDELSRHNIDHVTITINTLDEEIGAEIYPWVFWNHKRVRGRAAARILIEQQQRGLEMLTERGVLVKVNSVMIPGVNDAHLKEVSRVVKSKGAFLHNVMPLIAEPEHGTYYGIMEQRSPSAQELQALQDACAGDMNMMRHCRQCRADAVGLLGEDRGAEFTLDKIEAMEFDYEEIRARRAAVQASIAAEMNKPKVQVATVSLASLRRRAAAMPPVLMAVASNGGNVVNQHFGHATEFLVYEASANGVRFVGTRRTDQYCVGSDHCDEGEDTLARTISALEGCRAVLCARIGITPWEALEAAGIKPDSDHAMEPIEEAVAALYAAMAEAGELTAAPAAGASVA
- a CDS encoding GIY-YIG nuclease family protein; this translates as MDRVKELSDASVPFGFDVHAMIYSENDPEQEASLHTELEQRRVNLVNGRKEFFNASLQEIEQIVKRKKSDIEFIRLAESRDYRESLAIIRNSEIPPETDAKHTLLDKFPENI
- a CDS encoding bacteriohemerythrin, whose product is MPLIPWPSNYLLGNPGMDATHAEFVALVNRLTTAEGREFQTLFLALLDHTSDHFGAEEALMEESGFPASAEHRAEHWRVLGELRALGQRVMQGRITLARSYVAEQIPSWFSVHAATMDSALAAHLAIRENTAHSACRKD
- a CDS encoding nucleotidyltransferase family protein, whose product is MSPFPRTGRKHHDEEQSHKRLSAHAEELRRDFAVAHLDIFGSVARDETGPDSDIDILVEFLPEAEIGLFEFYRLKSRLEEIMDVRVDLATTDALKAQLKEQIMREKIRAA
- the nifA gene encoding nif-specific transcriptional activator NifA, which codes for MATRHETINPARSRLIERELEALYEVSKVLSRSLNLRTTLQGVLETLHRLGGLERGMVALVEPETGEMLVRGLYTSEQSAVDTVRYRPGEGVVGAILEAGKTVVVECIADEPRFLSRTGLYEPHLPFVGVPIKIGDGKPVGVLAAQPADHLDGLLEDRARFMEMVANLIAQSVRLSWEVERERRDLKDERDQLRRTVRGNFGFDNMVGHTSAMRRVFEMVRQVAKWNTTVLIRGESGTGKELIAHAIHYNSPRANGAFVKLNCAALPDNLLESELFGHEKGAFTGAAAQRKGRFEQAHGGTIFLDEIGEISPTFQAKLLRVLQEGEFERVGSNQTIKVDVRVIAATNRDLEGAVEKGEFREDLYYRLNVMPIQVPALRDRAEDIPALAQFLVQKIAKAQGRELSITESAVRLLMRHNWPGNVRELENCLERAAIMSEDGSIDRDAVSLTGIEEQMPIARPAARPVDLDSPNLDERERVIAALEQSGWVQAKAARLLDMTPRQIAYRIQTLNIKVKQF
- a CDS encoding gamma-glutamylcyclotransferase family protein yields the protein MFESHLFVYGTLRQGGANPMHDFLARESDFIAHATWQGRLYRVDFYPGAVPSDDPAELVHGEVYRLRRPLFALAELDRYEACGPGFAHPTEYVRELHQVRLHNGHTIAAWVYIYNRPVEGLELIPGGDFFAAR